A DNA window from Arachis duranensis cultivar V14167 chromosome 3, aradu.V14167.gnm2.J7QH, whole genome shotgun sequence contains the following coding sequences:
- the LOC107480504 gene encoding beta-amyrin 28-monooxygenase, whose product MEVAKFLALPTILALVVLCLHFISKLVKLRKDPSLNLPPGNLGWPIVGETFEFMLAARGGTVVRFIKDRMEKHDCRVFKTSFLGDPMAVFCGPAGNKFLFSNENKIVQVWWPSSIRKLLRTSLISKVGEEAKMTRRLLLSFLSAEVLRNYLPKMDIIAQNHIKTHWQGKEQVIIYSTVQLYTYSLACCLFLSIEDPIHVSEFSSKLDDFLKGLLGFPINLPGTKFRRSMKAADEITTEVKMMILKRKLELQEKNVSPTQDLLSHLLVTPDSNGRFMTETEISDNMLLLLFAGHDTSRSALSSIMKYLGAMPQVYEQVLKEQVEISREKEAGELLQWEDIQKMKYSWNVASEVMRLLPPVAGTYRVAIKDFNYAGYTIPKGWKLRWLPGSTHMDPAYFPNPEAFDASRFEGEGPTAYSYVPFGGGPRMCLGLEFARIEILVFMHHIVKWFKWDLVNSDEKFKYDSLLEPVNGLPIRLHPHTIIDSYQRL is encoded by the exons ATGGAAGTGGCCAAGTTTCTAGCCTTGCCAACAATTTTGGCACTCGTTGTCCTTTGTCTTCATTTCATCTCAAAACTTGTGAAACTGAGAAAGGATCCAAGCCTGAATCTTCCTCCTGGAAACTTAGGATGGCCTATTGTTGGAGAAACCTTCGAGTTCATGCTCGCGGCTCGGGGGGGAACCGTGGTAAGGTTCATAAAAGATAGAATGGAGAAACATGATTGCAGGGTGttcaaaacttcatttcttGGAGATCCTATGGCAGTGTTCTGCGGCCCGGCCGGGAACAAGTTCCTGTTCAGCAATGAGAATAAGATTGTGCAAGTGTGGTGGCCAAGCTCCATAAGGAAGCTGTTAAGAACATCTCTTATTAGTAAGGTTGGTGAAGAAGCAAAGATGACTAGAAGGTTGCTATTGAGCTTTCTTAGTGCTGAAGTGCTCAGAAATTACTTGCCAAAAATGGATATCATTGCTCAAAACCATATCAAAACTCATTGGCAAG GAAAAGAGCAGGTGATTATCTATTCCACAGTGCAGCTATACACATATTCCTTGGCTTGTTGCTTGTTCCTAAGCATTGAAGATCCAATTCATGTATCAGAATTTTCGTCAAAGCTTGATGACTTCCTGAAAGGCTTGCTTGGCTTCCCAATCAACCTGCCTGGAACGAAATTTCGTCGATCGATGAAAGCCGCAGACGAAATAACCACAGAAGTGAAGATGATGATATTGAAAAGGAAActtgaattgcaagaaaagaATGTGTCACCTACACAAGACCTTCTTTCGCATTTGCTTGTCACACCTGATTCCAATGGAAGATTCATGACTGAAACGGAGATTAGTGACAACATGCTACTGCTTCTTTTCGCTGGCCACGACACTTCTCGGTCGGCTTTATCATCTATCATGAAGTATCTTGGGGCCATGCCTCAAGTTTATGAACAAGTTTTGAAAG AACAAGTCGAAATAAGCAGAGAGAAAGAGGCAGGGGAGTTGTTGCAATGGGAGGATATTCAGAAAATGAAGTATTCTTGGAATGTTGCATCTGAAGTCATGAGGCTGTTACCACCTGTTGCGGGTACTTACAGAGTAGCAATAAAGGATTTTAACTATGCTGGCTATACCATTCCCAAGGGCTGGAAG TTGCGCTGGCTCCCTGGCTCGACACACATGGATCCGGCGTATTTTCCGAATCCGGAAGCTTTTGATGCATCAAGATTTGAGGGAGAAGGTCCTACGGCCTATTCATATGTTCCATTTGGAGGAGGGCCTAGAATGTGTCTGGGACTAGAGTTTgcaaggatagagatacttgtgTTCATGCATCACATTGTGAAATGGTTCAAATGGGATTTGGTGAATTCTGATGAGAAGTTTAAGTATGATTCCTTGCTTGAGCCAGTCAATGGACTTCCAATTCGGCTTCACCCTCatactattattgattcataTCAGAGGCTATAG